The following are encoded in a window of Scophthalmus maximus strain ysfricsl-2021 chromosome 6, ASM2237912v1, whole genome shotgun sequence genomic DNA:
- the prelid3b gene encoding PRELI domain containing protein 3B, whose translation MKIWTSEHIFHHPWETVTKAAMQKYPNPMNTSVIGVDVLDRDIDKQGRLHSKRLLSTEWGLPSIVKSIIGNSRTCTYIQEHSVVDPKEKSFELQSTNITFTNMISVDEKLTYKPHPEDAEKTILTQEAIISVKGVSLSSYLEGVMASTISANAGKGREAMEWVIRRLNAEIEELAATARGTIRTPLAAAVTEK comes from the exons CCATCCTTGGGAGACGGTGACAAAGGCCGCCATGCAGAAGTACCCAAACCCCATGAATACCAGTGTGATCGGAGTGGACGTTTTGGACAGGGACATTGACAAACAGGGTCGCCTCCACAGTAAAAGACTGCTCAGCACAGAGTGGGGCCTTCCATCTATAGTGAAATCA aTCATTGGTAACTCACGAACATGCACATATATCCAGGAGCACTCGGTTGTGGATCCCAAAGAGAAATCTTTTGAACTTCAGTCCACAAAC ATCACTTTCACCAACATGATATCTGTGGATGAGAAGCTAACGTACAAACCGCACCCTGAGGATGCAGAAAA aACAATACTGACACAGGAGGCTATCATCTCTGTGAAAGGCGTCAGCCTGAGCAGTTACTTGGAGGGAGTTATGGCCAGCACCATCTCTGCTAATGCAGGAAAG GGCCGTGAAGCCATGGAGTGGGTGATCAGGCGACTGAATGCAGAAATAGAGGAGCTGGCGGCCACAGCGCGTGGGACCATTCGCACCCCGCTGGCTGCCGCAGTCACTGAGAAATGA